Proteins from a single region of Diaphorobacter limosus:
- the mraZ gene encoding division/cell wall cluster transcriptional repressor MraZ codes for MFQGASSLSLDAKGRLSVPTRHRDALTEQAGGQLTITKHPDGCLMVFPRPEWEKFRERIAQLPMSAQWWKRIFLGNAMDVEMDGTGRVLVSPELREAAGLTREAVLLGMGSHFELWDKATHDAKEAAAMQAGMPDVLKDFSF; via the coding sequence GTGTTCCAAGGGGCGTCATCGCTGAGTCTCGATGCCAAGGGGCGGCTATCTGTGCCGACCCGGCATCGTGACGCCCTGACGGAGCAGGCCGGCGGCCAGCTGACCATCACCAAGCACCCCGACGGCTGCCTGATGGTGTTTCCGCGCCCGGAGTGGGAGAAGTTCCGCGAGCGCATCGCCCAACTGCCCATGTCGGCGCAGTGGTGGAAGCGCATCTTCCTGGGCAACGCCATGGACGTGGAGATGGATGGCACGGGGCGCGTGCTCGTCTCGCCCGAGTTGCGCGAGGCCGCGGGCCTGACCAGGGAGGCCGTGCTGCTTGGCATGGGCAGCCACTTCGAGCTCTGGGACAAGGCGACGCACGACGCCAAGGAGGCCGCCGCCATGCAGGCCGGCATGCCCGATGTCCTCAAGGACTTTTCTTTCTAG
- a CDS encoding UDP-N-acetylmuramoyl-L-alanyl-D-glutamate--2,6-diaminopimelate ligase, with the protein MSRPRPLASVAEAVAWLRARVTGTLQTDSRLIQSGDAFIAWPGAATDGRAHVADALARGAVACLVEQQGVEAFALAGVHVAALPGLKAATGLIAAEWFGRPSERLQVLAVTGTNGKTSTAWWLADALNQLSAQELPALDGCALVGTLGIGVPPELNSTGMTTPDPVRLQRAFAQFADAGLSACAIEASSIGLAEHRLDGTQVRVALFTNFTQDHLDYHHDMAAYWQAKRVLFDWPGLRAAVINIDDAQGAALHAELQGRALDLWSVSIQGPARLAAQDIVHRGAGLAFAVVEGGQALPLQTQLIGLYNVSNVLGVIACMRALGVPLAQALAACARLAPVPGRMQQLAFAGQPLVAVDYAHTPDALHQALTALRPMAAQRGGRLWCVFGCGGNRDATKRPLMGAVAQREADRVIVTSDNPRGEEPRAIIHQILQGMIASTHVGAEGDRAAAIARAVAEAGANDVVLIAGKGHEDYQETAGQRQPFSDMAQARDALARRGAVA; encoded by the coding sequence GTGAGCCGGCCGCGCCCCCTGGCATCCGTAGCCGAGGCTGTTGCCTGGCTGCGCGCGCGCGTCACCGGAACCTTGCAGACCGACAGCCGCCTGATCCAGAGTGGCGACGCCTTCATCGCCTGGCCCGGCGCCGCCACCGACGGCCGCGCCCATGTGGCCGACGCCCTGGCGCGCGGCGCCGTCGCCTGCCTGGTGGAGCAGCAGGGGGTGGAGGCCTTCGCCCTGGCCGGTGTGCATGTCGCGGCGCTGCCGGGCCTCAAGGCCGCCACCGGCCTGATCGCCGCCGAATGGTTTGGCCGGCCCAGCGAGCGCCTGCAGGTGCTGGCCGTGACCGGCACCAATGGCAAGACCAGCACCGCCTGGTGGCTGGCAGATGCGCTCAATCAACTATCAGCACAAGAGCTGCCTGCGCTTGATGGGTGCGCCTTGGTAGGTACTTTGGGTATTGGTGTGCCGCCGGAGCTGAACAGCACCGGCATGACCACGCCCGACCCCGTGCGCCTGCAGCGTGCGTTTGCGCAGTTTGCCGATGCGGGGCTCTCGGCCTGCGCCATCGAAGCCTCGTCCATAGGTCTGGCCGAACACCGGCTGGATGGAACGCAGGTGCGCGTGGCGCTGTTCACCAACTTCACCCAGGACCACCTGGACTACCACCACGACATGGCCGCCTACTGGCAGGCCAAGCGCGTGCTGTTCGACTGGCCGGGGCTGCGCGCTGCCGTCATCAACATCGACGACGCCCAGGGCGCCGCCCTGCATGCCGAGCTGCAGGGCCGCGCGCTGGACCTGTGGAGCGTGTCCATCCAGGGTCCGGCGCGGCTGGCCGCACAGGACATCGTGCATCGCGGCGCGGGCCTGGCCTTCGCCGTGGTCGAGGGCGGGCAGGCGCTGCCGCTGCAGACCCAGCTGATCGGCCTGTACAACGTGTCGAACGTGCTGGGCGTGATCGCCTGCATGCGCGCGCTGGGCGTGCCTTTGGCGCAGGCCCTGGCCGCCTGCGCGCGCCTGGCACCCGTGCCGGGGCGCATGCAGCAGCTGGCCTTTGCCGGCCAACCCCTGGTTGCCGTGGACTATGCCCACACGCCGGACGCGCTGCACCAGGCGCTGACGGCGCTGCGTCCCATGGCGGCGCAGCGCGGTGGCCGGCTGTGGTGCGTGTTCGGCTGTGGCGGCAACCGCGACGCCACCAAGCGCCCGCTGATGGGCGCCGTGGCGCAGCGCGAGGCCGACCGCGTCATCGTCACCAGCGACAACCCGCGTGGCGAGGAGCCGCGCGCCATCATTCACCAGATCCTGCAGGGCATGATTGCCTCCACCCATGTGGGCGCAGAAGGTGACCGTGCCGCAGCCATAGCCCGGGCCGTGGCCGAGGCCGGCGCCAACGACGTGGTGCTGATCGCCGGCAAGGGTCACGAGGATTACCAGGAGACGGCCGGCCAGCGCCAGCCGTTCTCCGACATGGCGCAGGCGCGTGACGCGCTGGCGCGTCGAGGAGCCGTGGCATGA
- a CDS encoding UDP-N-acetylmuramoyl-tripeptide--D-alanyl-D-alanine ligase, which produces MSHTNHPPMMTLQQAFELLRARIPAAGLVGDGATPLARVHTDTRTLQAGDLFVALKGERFDANTFLPQAGAAGAAAAIAHGGLQAAGLPGIEVPDTLAALGALAAGWRAQFDLPLIAVTGSNGKTTVTQMLAAVLRAYKGDAALATQGNFNNDVGLPLTLLRLAATHQAAVVELGMNHPGEIAYLADITRPSVALVNNAQREHLEFMHTVDAVARENGSVISALAQDGVAVFPAGDEYTPLWRALAGERCCLCFGAQGDVRCETAQWNEGAWTVRIATPLGAFDTRLHIAGLHNVTNAMAATACAVAAGVPLAAIAAGLAAFEPVKGRSRALALHCQGRAITVVDDSYNANPDSVRAAIAVLADLPGPRLLVLGDMGEVGNQGPQFHAEAGAHAHQSGIEQLFALGALSVHAAQACGPAARHFEDMASLLAAVQEALPGVGSVLVKGSRFMKMEQVVQAMEGACS; this is translated from the coding sequence ATGAGCCACACCAACCACCCCCCCATGATGACGCTGCAGCAGGCCTTCGAGCTGCTGCGCGCCCGCATCCCGGCCGCGGGCCTGGTGGGCGACGGCGCCACGCCGCTGGCGCGCGTGCACACCGACACCCGCACGCTGCAGGCCGGCGACCTGTTCGTGGCCCTGAAGGGCGAGCGTTTCGACGCCAACACCTTTCTGCCCCAGGCCGGCGCGGCCGGCGCCGCCGCCGCCATTGCCCATGGCGGGTTGCAGGCGGCGGGCCTGCCCGGCATCGAGGTGCCCGACACCCTGGCGGCCCTGGGCGCGCTGGCGGCCGGCTGGCGCGCTCAGTTTGATCTGCCGCTGATAGCCGTGACCGGCAGCAACGGCAAGACCACCGTCACGCAGATGCTGGCCGCCGTGCTGCGCGCCTACAAGGGCGATGCGGCCCTGGCCACGCAGGGCAACTTCAACAACGACGTGGGCCTGCCGCTGACGCTGCTGCGCCTCGCCGCCACGCATCAGGCGGCGGTGGTCGAGCTGGGCATGAACCACCCGGGCGAGATCGCCTACCTGGCCGACATCACCCGCCCCAGCGTGGCCCTGGTGAACAACGCCCAGCGCGAGCATCTGGAATTCATGCACACGGTGGACGCGGTGGCGCGCGAGAACGGCAGCGTCATCAGCGCCCTGGCGCAGGACGGTGTGGCGGTGTTTCCGGCCGGCGACGAGTACACGCCGCTGTGGCGCGCGCTGGCGGGTGAGCGCTGCTGCCTGTGCTTTGGCGCGCAGGGCGATGTGCGCTGCGAGACCGCGCAGTGGAACGAGGGCGCCTGGACCGTGCGCATTGCCACGCCCCTGGGCGCATTCGACACGCGCCTGCATATCGCCGGCTTGCACAACGTCACCAACGCCATGGCGGCCACTGCCTGCGCCGTGGCCGCGGGCGTGCCGCTGGCCGCCATTGCCGCCGGCCTGGCGGCGTTCGAGCCGGTCAAGGGCCGCTCGCGCGCGCTGGCCCTGCATTGCCAGGGCCGGGCCATTACCGTGGTGGACGACAGCTACAACGCCAACCCCGACTCGGTGCGCGCCGCCATAGCCGTGCTGGCCGATCTGCCCGGCCCGCGCCTGCTGGTGCTGGGCGACATGGGCGAGGTGGGCAACCAGGGGCCGCAGTTCCATGCCGAGGCCGGCGCGCATGCGCACCAAAGCGGCATAGAGCAGCTGTTTGCCTTGGGCGCCTTGAGCGTCCATGCCGCCCAGGCCTGCGGGCCGGCGGCGCGGCATTTCGAGGACATGGCATCGCTGCTGGCAGCGGTGCAGGAGGCCCTGCCCGGCGTGGGCAGCGTGCTGGTGAAGGGGTCGCGCTTCATGAAGATGGAACAGGTGGTGCAGGCCATGGAGGGCGCATGCTCCTGA
- the murD gene encoding UDP-N-acetylmuramoyl-L-alanine--D-glutamate ligase: protein MNPEHHDPLLPAEASMPEAAPGAAPVAAPAPAAAPALDWQAPPVSAAEQAREFVARIFADVGAADEPEAAAPVAETEPAAAAELPAAAPTTRPGEGLAPLADQRVLVLGLGASGLAMARWCVRCGAQVIVADTREAPPQLALLQAELPQVEFIAGPLAASLVEGRALHAVYRSPGLSPADIAPVTVAAGACQIRVAGELDLYAMALRELRASHGYAPAVLAVTGTNGKTTVTSLTTLLVQQAGKSVAVAGNIGPTLLDTLGQRLDAADLPEVWVLELSSFQLDGVQGFEPTAAAVLNISQDHLDWHGSLQAYAEAKARIFGNSALMVLNREDAAVMAMLPPPVRVKLQKPQPRAHVTFGADMPQRPGDFGIEVVSGMAWLVRAHEADETARRGRNAQEAELYVQRLMPADALRIRGRHNACNALAALALAQAAGCPLAPMLYALREYRGEPHRVEPVGMLREVEYFDDSKGTNVGATVAALTGLGADRRLVVILGGDGKGQDFSPLAAPIARYARAVLLIGRDAPQIRAALAGSGVPLLDAATLPEAVQLASQRAHAGDAVLLSPACASLDMFDNYAHRARVFVDAVHALAEDAGQSLDGGLA, encoded by the coding sequence ATGAACCCAGAGCACCACGATCCCCTGCTGCCGGCCGAGGCCTCCATGCCCGAAGCCGCGCCAGGCGCCGCGCCGGTTGCTGCACCGGCCCCGGCGGCCGCGCCCGCTCTCGACTGGCAGGCGCCGCCCGTTTCTGCCGCCGAGCAGGCCCGGGAGTTCGTCGCGCGCATCTTTGCCGACGTGGGCGCCGCCGACGAACCCGAGGCCGCCGCGCCCGTGGCCGAGACCGAGCCCGCCGCGGCTGCAGAACTACCCGCCGCCGCACCCACCACCCGCCCCGGCGAGGGCCTGGCGCCGCTGGCCGACCAGCGCGTGCTGGTGCTGGGCCTGGGCGCCTCCGGCCTGGCCATGGCGCGCTGGTGTGTGCGCTGCGGTGCCCAGGTCATCGTGGCCGACACGCGCGAAGCCCCGCCGCAACTCGCCCTGCTGCAGGCCGAGCTGCCCCAGGTGGAGTTCATCGCCGGGCCCTTGGCCGCTAGCCTGGTCGAGGGCCGCGCGTTGCATGCCGTGTACCGCTCGCCGGGCCTGAGTCCGGCTGATATTGCTCCCGTTACAGTAGCTGCTGGCGCTTGCCAGATAAGAGTTGCAGGCGAATTGGACCTGTATGCCATGGCGCTGCGCGAACTGCGCGCCAGCCATGGCTATGCGCCGGCCGTGCTCGCCGTCACCGGCACCAACGGCAAGACGACGGTGACATCGCTGACCACCCTGCTGGTGCAGCAGGCGGGCAAGAGCGTGGCCGTGGCCGGCAATATCGGCCCGACGCTGCTCGACACCCTGGGCCAGCGCCTGGACGCGGCCGATCTGCCTGAGGTCTGGGTGCTGGAGCTGTCGAGCTTTCAACTGGATGGCGTGCAGGGTTTCGAGCCCACGGCCGCCGCCGTGCTCAACATCAGCCAGGACCACCTGGACTGGCATGGCAGCCTGCAGGCCTACGCCGAGGCCAAGGCGCGCATCTTTGGCAACAGCGCGCTGATGGTGCTCAACCGCGAGGACGCCGCCGTCATGGCCATGCTGCCGCCGCCGGTGCGCGTCAAGCTGCAAAAGCCCCAGCCGCGCGCCCATGTGACCTTTGGCGCCGACATGCCGCAGCGCCCCGGCGACTTCGGCATCGAGGTGGTCAGCGGCATGGCCTGGCTGGTGCGCGCGCATGAGGCTGACGAGACCGCCAGGCGCGGCCGCAATGCCCAGGAGGCCGAGCTCTACGTCCAGCGCCTGATGCCCGCCGACGCCCTGCGCATACGCGGCCGCCACAACGCCTGCAACGCCCTGGCCGCGCTGGCCCTGGCCCAGGCCGCAGGCTGCCCGCTGGCGCCCATGCTCTACGCCCTGCGCGAATACCGCGGCGAGCCGCACCGCGTCGAGCCTGTCGGCATGCTGCGCGAGGTGGAGTACTTCGACGACAGCAAGGGCACCAACGTCGGCGCCACCGTGGCCGCCCTCACCGGCCTGGGCGCGGACAGGCGCCTGGTGGTCATCCTGGGCGGCGACGGCAAGGGCCAGGACTTCTCGCCGCTGGCCGCGCCGATTGCGCGCTATGCGCGTGCGGTGCTGCTGATAGGGCGTGACGCGCCGCAGATCCGCGCCGCTTTGGCTGGCAGCGGTGTGCCGCTGCTGGATGCCGCCACCCTGCCCGAGGCCGTGCAGCTGGCCAGCCAGCGCGCCCATGCGGGCGACGCCGTGCTGCTGTCGCCGGCCTGCGCCAGCCTGGACATGTTCGACAACTACGCCCACCGCGCGCGCGTGTTCGTGGATGCGGTGCACGCCCTGGCCGAAGATGCGGGCCAGAGCCTGGATGGAGGTCTGGCATGA
- the ftsL gene encoding cell division protein FtsL, with protein MTRISLVLLLAVMASAMYLVHTQYQSRRLYTELDRAVAESRRLETEHQRLQVEKRAQATPLRVERLARDKLHMRTATPAITHYVTADGKPVAAPLAAPAAAGGRR; from the coding sequence ATGACCCGTATCAGCCTGGTGCTGCTGCTGGCGGTGATGGCCAGCGCCATGTATCTGGTGCACACGCAGTACCAGTCACGCCGGCTGTACACCGAGCTCGACCGCGCGGTGGCCGAATCGCGCCGCCTGGAAACCGAGCACCAGCGCCTGCAGGTGGAAAAGCGTGCCCAGGCCACGCCGCTGCGCGTGGAGCGCCTGGCGCGCGACAAGCTGCACATGCGCACGGCCACGCCGGCCATCACCCACTACGTGACGGCCGACGGCAAGCCCGTTGCCGCGCCACTGGCCGCACCCGCGGCAGCAGGGGGCAGGCGATGA
- the hslU gene encoding ATP-dependent protease ATPase subunit HslU: MSSMTPQEIVSELDRHIVGQQGAKRAVAIALRNRWRRQQVDSSLRQEITPKNILMIGPTGVGKTEIARRLARLADAPFIKVEATKFTEVGYVGKDVDSIVRDLVEVAVKQTREQDMKKVRVRAEDAAEERILDVLIPPARTGEAAPDSTARQVFRKKLRQGELDDKEIEIDLADARPQLEIMGPQGMEEMAEQLRGMFSQMGQERRKTRKLKIAEALKLLTDEEAAKLVNEEEVKAHALHNAEQNGIVFIDEIDKVASRQESGGAEVSRQGVQRDLLPLVEGTTVSTKYGMVKTDHILFIASGAFHLAKPSDLIPELQGRFPIRVELTSLSVQDFEAILTQTHASLVKQYQALLATEGVALEFTPEGITRLAHIAYDVNERTENIGARRLSTVMERLLDEVSFDAARLSGQTVVVDADYVNARLQALSQDEDLSRYIL; encoded by the coding sequence ATGTCCTCCATGACCCCCCAGGAAATCGTCTCCGAGCTCGACCGCCACATCGTCGGCCAGCAGGGGGCCAAGCGTGCCGTGGCCATCGCCCTGCGTAACCGCTGGCGCCGCCAGCAGGTCGATAGCAGCCTGCGCCAGGAGATCACGCCCAAGAACATCCTGATGATCGGCCCCACGGGCGTCGGCAAGACCGAGATTGCGCGTCGCCTGGCGCGCCTGGCCGATGCGCCCTTCATCAAGGTCGAGGCCACCAAGTTCACCGAGGTGGGCTATGTCGGCAAGGATGTGGACTCCATCGTGCGCGACCTGGTCGAGGTGGCCGTGAAGCAGACGCGCGAGCAGGACATGAAGAAGGTGCGCGTGCGCGCCGAAGACGCGGCCGAGGAGCGCATTCTCGATGTGTTGATCCCCCCGGCACGCACCGGCGAAGCGGCACCCGACAGCACGGCGCGCCAGGTGTTCCGCAAGAAGCTGCGCCAGGGCGAACTGGACGACAAGGAGATAGAGATCGACCTGGCGGACGCGCGCCCGCAGCTGGAGATCATGGGCCCGCAGGGCATGGAAGAGATGGCCGAGCAACTGCGTGGCATGTTCAGCCAGATGGGCCAGGAGCGGCGCAAGACGCGCAAGCTGAAGATCGCCGAGGCGCTCAAGCTGCTGACCGACGAGGAGGCTGCCAAGCTGGTGAACGAGGAAGAGGTCAAGGCCCATGCCCTGCATAACGCCGAGCAGAACGGCATCGTCTTCATCGACGAGATCGACAAGGTGGCCTCGCGCCAGGAGAGCGGCGGCGCCGAGGTCTCGCGCCAGGGCGTGCAGCGCGACCTGCTGCCGCTGGTGGAGGGCACGACGGTGTCCACCAAGTACGGCATGGTCAAGACCGACCATATCCTGTTCATCGCCTCGGGCGCCTTCCACTTGGCCAAGCCCAGCGACCTGATCCCCGAGCTGCAGGGGCGCTTTCCGATCCGCGTGGAGCTCACCTCGCTGTCGGTGCAGGACTTCGAGGCCATCCTGACGCAGACCCATGCCAGCCTGGTCAAGCAGTACCAGGCGTTGCTGGCCACCGAGGGCGTGGCGCTGGAATTCACCCCCGAGGGCATCACGCGCCTGGCGCATATTGCCTATGACGTGAACGAGCGCACCGAGAACATCGGCGCACGCCGGCTGTCCACGGTGATGGAGCGGCTGCTCGACGAGGTCAGCTTCGACGCCGCCCGCCTGTCGGGCCAGACGGTGGTAGTGGACGCCGACTACGTGAACGCGCGTCTGCAGGCGCTGAGCCAGGACGAAGACCTGTCGCGCTACATCCTGTGA
- a CDS encoding peptidoglycan D,D-transpeptidase FtsI family protein: MSRRSVNYTSSPLLASKTPLWRSQFIVALVALGFLALIGRAAYVQVFGNAFFQRQGEVRFARTLELPANRGRILDRNGLILASSVPAASIWAIPEDVETDNPEVKPKLKQLARLMGMPLPALMAKLADEDKTFVWIKRQLDWDVGQQIQALGIKGIYQRKEYKRQYPEGEAAAHVVGFTNVEDHGQEGMELAFDKELAGKPGSRRVIKDRLGRVVEGVGAEVPPVDGRDMQLSIDSKVQFFAYQKLRDTVAEHKAKAGSVVVLDAHTGEVLALANYPSYDPGSRGRLTGEQLRNRAITDTFEPGSTMKPITIGLALNSGRVRPETVIDTSPGRLTITGSTISDTHSYGALTVEGVVQKSSNVGTTKIAMQMPAREMWETFSAVGFGQKPQIAFPGAVSGRLRPYKSWRPIEQATMSYGYGLSASLFQMARSYTVFANGGKVIPATMLKTDEPAVGVPVFSERTANQVRKMLQMAAGPGGTGQKAQTVGYSVGGKSGTARKQVGKSYATGKYRAWFTGLAPVDKPRIIVAVMIDEPSNGVIYGGAVAAPVFSEVVQQTLRMMSVAPDMAVQPLIVTNAVEESL, translated from the coding sequence ATGAGCCGGCGCAGCGTCAACTACACCTCCAGCCCCTTGCTGGCCAGCAAGACGCCGCTGTGGCGCAGCCAGTTCATCGTGGCCCTGGTGGCCCTGGGCTTTCTGGCCCTGATCGGGCGCGCGGCCTATGTGCAGGTGTTCGGCAACGCCTTCTTCCAGCGCCAGGGCGAGGTGCGCTTTGCACGCACGCTGGAGCTGCCGGCCAACCGTGGCCGCATTCTGGACCGCAACGGCCTGATCCTCGCGTCCAGCGTGCCGGCGGCCAGCATCTGGGCCATTCCCGAGGACGTGGAGACCGACAACCCGGAGGTGAAGCCCAAACTCAAGCAGCTGGCGCGCCTGATGGGCATGCCCCTGCCGGCACTCATGGCCAAGCTGGCGGATGAAGACAAGACCTTCGTCTGGATCAAGCGCCAGCTCGACTGGGATGTGGGCCAGCAGATCCAGGCCCTGGGCATCAAGGGCATCTACCAGCGCAAGGAATACAAGCGCCAGTACCCCGAGGGCGAGGCGGCCGCCCATGTGGTCGGCTTCACCAACGTGGAAGACCATGGCCAGGAGGGCATGGAGCTGGCGTTTGACAAGGAGCTGGCCGGCAAGCCCGGTTCGCGCCGCGTGATCAAGGACCGCCTGGGCCGTGTGGTCGAGGGCGTGGGCGCCGAGGTGCCGCCCGTCGATGGGCGCGACATGCAGCTGTCCATCGACAGCAAGGTGCAGTTCTTCGCATACCAGAAGCTGCGCGACACCGTGGCCGAGCACAAGGCCAAGGCCGGCAGCGTGGTCGTGCTGGACGCCCATACTGGCGAGGTGCTGGCCCTGGCCAACTACCCCAGCTACGACCCCGGCAGCCGCGGCAGGCTGACCGGCGAGCAGCTGCGCAACCGCGCCATCACCGACACCTTCGAGCCCGGCTCGACCATGAAGCCCATCACCATAGGCCTGGCGCTCAACAGCGGCCGCGTGCGGCCCGAGACCGTGATCGACACCAGCCCCGGGCGACTGACCATTACCGGCTCCACCATCAGCGACACGCACAGCTACGGTGCGTTGACCGTCGAGGGCGTGGTGCAGAAGTCGAGCAACGTGGGTACGACAAAAATCGCCATGCAGATGCCGGCGCGCGAGATGTGGGAGACCTTCTCCGCCGTCGGCTTCGGGCAGAAGCCGCAGATCGCCTTCCCCGGTGCGGTCAGCGGGCGGCTGCGCCCCTACAAGAGCTGGCGCCCCATCGAGCAGGCCACCATGTCCTACGGCTATGGCCTGTCGGCCAGCCTGTTCCAGATGGCGCGCTCCTACACCGTGTTCGCCAATGGCGGCAAGGTCATCCCGGCCACCATGCTCAAGACCGATGAGCCCGCCGTGGGCGTGCCGGTGTTCTCCGAGCGCACGGCGAACCAGGTGCGCAAGATGCTGCAGATGGCCGCCGGCCCCGGCGGCACGGGCCAGAAGGCGCAGACCGTGGGTTACTCGGTGGGTGGCAAGTCGGGCACGGCGCGTAAGCAGGTGGGCAAGAGCTATGCCACGGGCAAGTACCGCGCCTGGTTCACCGGCCTGGCGCCGGTGGACAAGCCGCGCATCATCGTCGCCGTGATGATCGACGAGCCGAGCAACGGCGTGATCTACGGCGGTGCCGTGGCCGCCCCGGTGTTCAGCGAGGTGGTGCAGCAGACGCTGCGCATGATGAGCGTGGCGCCCGACATGGCCGTGCAGCCGCTGATCGTCACCAACGCCGTGGAGGAGTCGCTGTGA
- the rsmH gene encoding 16S rRNA (cytosine(1402)-N(4))-methyltransferase RsmH, whose product MNQPLQHTTVLLDEAVNALLGGGGDAAPAGCFVDGTFGRGGHSRLILQRLGAAGRLLAFDKDPAAIQEAARIEDARFAIRHQGFSLLGELPAASVAGVLLDLGVSSPQIDDPGRGFSFRFDGPLDMRMDTTRGQSVADWLADAEVAQIAEVIRDYGEERFAGPIAKAIVAWRTQRGPIGSTAELADIVAGAVKTREPGQNPATRTFQALRIFINAELEELQRALGASLRVLAPGGRLVVISFHSLEDRIVKQFIAQHSKEVFDRRAPFAAPQPMRLKAVARIKPGAAEVAANPRARSAVMRVAERTEVPG is encoded by the coding sequence GTGAACCAGCCCCTGCAACACACCACGGTCTTGCTCGACGAGGCGGTCAATGCCCTGCTGGGCGGCGGCGGTGACGCCGCGCCGGCGGGCTGCTTCGTCGACGGCACCTTTGGCCGCGGAGGGCATTCGCGGCTCATATTGCAGCGGCTGGGCGCTGCGGGGCGGCTGCTGGCCTTCGACAAGGACCCGGCAGCCATCCAGGAAGCGGCGCGCATCGAGGATGCGCGCTTTGCCATTCGGCACCAGGGCTTTTCGCTGCTGGGCGAGCTGCCTGCGGCCAGCGTGGCCGGTGTGTTGCTGGACCTGGGCGTGAGCTCGCCGCAGATCGACGACCCCGGGCGCGGTTTCAGTTTTCGATTCGACGGCCCGCTGGACATGCGCATGGACACCACGCGCGGCCAGAGCGTGGCCGATTGGCTGGCAGATGCCGAGGTGGCACAGATTGCGGAGGTGATACGTGACTACGGCGAAGAACGGTTTGCTGGCCCCATTGCAAAGGCGATTGTTGCTTGGCGCACGCAGCGCGGCCCCATTGGCAGCACTGCCGAGCTGGCCGACATCGTGGCTGGCGCGGTCAAGACCCGCGAGCCGGGCCAGAACCCTGCGACGCGCACATTTCAGGCGCTCCGGATTTTCATCAACGCCGAGCTTGAGGAGCTGCAGCGCGCGCTAGGGGCCAGCCTGCGCGTGCTGGCACCGGGCGGCCGCCTGGTGGTGATCAGTTTTCACTCGCTGGAAGATCGCATCGTCAAGCAGTTCATCGCCCAGCATTCGAAAGAGGTGTTCGACCGCCGCGCGCCGTTCGCCGCGCCCCAGCCCATGCGCCTGAAGGCCGTCGCCCGCATCAAGCCGGGCGCCGCCGAGGTGGCCGCCAACCCGCGTGCGCGCAGCGCCGTGATGCGCGTGGCCGAGCGCACGGAGGTGCCAGGATGA
- the mraY gene encoding phospho-N-acetylmuramoyl-pentapeptide-transferase, which translates to MLLILSQWLQGLSPDFGFLRVFQYITFRAVMAALTALLIGLAAGPKVIRILTALKIGQPIRGYAMQSHLSKSGTPTMGGVLILLCIAISTLLWFDLSNRFVWIVLIVTLGFGAIGWADDWRKVVNKDPEGMRSREKYLWQSVIGLAAALYLVFCISENSNARVFELFVAWIKSGFTLDLPPQAGLLVPFFKEVSYPLGVLGFVILTYLVIVGASNAVNLTDGLDGLAIMPVIMVGASLGIFAYVTGNAGFAKYLLFPYIAGSGELLIFCAAMAGAGLAFLWFNAHPAQVFMGDVGALALGGALGTIAVIVRQEIVLAIMGGIFVVEALSVMLQVSWFKFTKRRYGEGRRLLKMAPLHHHFEKSGWKETQVVVRFWIITMLLCLMGLSTLKLR; encoded by the coding sequence ATGCTCCTGATCCTGTCGCAATGGCTGCAAGGCCTGTCGCCGGACTTCGGCTTTCTGCGCGTGTTCCAGTACATCACCTTCCGTGCGGTGATGGCGGCGCTGACGGCGCTGCTCATCGGCCTGGCGGCCGGCCCCAAGGTGATACGCATACTCACGGCGCTGAAGATCGGCCAGCCTATCCGCGGCTACGCCATGCAGTCGCACCTGTCCAAGAGCGGCACGCCCACCATGGGCGGGGTGCTGATCCTGCTGTGCATCGCCATCTCCACGCTGCTGTGGTTCGACCTGTCCAACCGCTTTGTCTGGATCGTGCTCATCGTCACGCTGGGCTTTGGCGCAATCGGCTGGGCCGACGACTGGCGCAAGGTGGTGAACAAGGATCCCGAGGGCATGCGCTCGCGCGAGAAATACCTCTGGCAATCGGTGATCGGCCTGGCCGCAGCGCTGTACCTGGTGTTCTGCATCTCCGAGAACTCGAACGCACGCGTGTTCGAGCTGTTTGTCGCCTGGATCAAGTCGGGCTTTACGCTCGATCTGCCGCCGCAGGCCGGCCTGCTGGTGCCCTTCTTCAAGGAGGTCAGCTACCCGCTGGGCGTGCTGGGCTTCGTGATCCTGACCTACCTGGTGATCGTGGGCGCGAGCAACGCCGTGAACCTGACCGATGGCCTGGACGGCCTGGCCATCATGCCGGTGATCATGGTGGGCGCGTCGCTGGGCATCTTTGCCTATGTGACGGGCAATGCCGGCTTTGCCAAGTACCTGCTGTTTCCCTACATCGCCGGCTCGGGCGAACTGCTGATCTTCTGCGCCGCCATGGCCGGTGCCGGCCTGGCCTTTCTGTGGTTCAACGCCCATCCGGCCCAGGTGTTCATGGGCGACGTGGGCGCGCTGGCGCTGGGTGGCGCCCTGGGCACCATCGCCGTCATCGTGCGCCAGGAGATCGTGCTGGCCATCATGGGCGGCATCTTCGTCGTCGAGGCGCTGTCGGTGATGCTGCAGGTGAGCTGGTTCAAGTTCACCAAGCGCCGCTACGGCGAGGGCCGGCGCCTGCTGAAGATGGCGCCGCTGCACCACCATTTCGAAAAGAGCGGCTGGAAGGAGACGCAGGTCGTCGTGCGCTTCTGGATCATCACCATGCTGCTGTGCCTGATGGGCCTGTCCACGCTGAAACTGCGATGA